The following are from one region of the Aspergillus chevalieri M1 DNA, chromosome 1, nearly complete sequence genome:
- a CDS encoding uncharacterized protein (COG:S;~EggNog:ENOG410PPAG;~SECRETED:SignalP(1-16);~TransMembrane:1 (n3-10c16/17o211-231i)): MRFTPLIAILPALAAAQEQVPLGDRVQGWFNKAKNYLPTATPVVPVEKVVEQKVQEKAVTTVNLTNWQATLEPSGAAQEWLVFVTGGNKTCFGRCERANKAFNESVLLFSADPTAPNLGYLDCEANQVLCSAWVAGAPSLWHFQVPQAQEGPERPNTPLHIVRLNSTTVTADTIYEVHSKKTYQDVPAYEGAMHPTDGWVAQNGLIVPLGYGIYAFSLIPQWLFMVLISFVSRSMMSRRLGNQNQAPAPAQAN, from the exons ATGCGCTTCACTCCGTTAATTGCTATCCTCCCCGCGCTTGCTGCGGCGCAAGAGCAGGTCCCTCTGGGAGATCGTGTGCAGGGTTGGTTCAACAAGGCCAAGAATTACCTCCCTACCGCGACTCCCGTGGTGCCCGTTGAGAAGGTGGTCGAGCAGAAGGTCCAGGAGAAGGCTGTCACCACGGTCAACCTTACAAACTGGCAAGCCACCCTTGAACCGTCGGGGGCAGCTCAGGAATGGCTTGTATTCGTGACTGGAGGAAACAAGACTTGCTTTGGCCGTTGTGAGCGCGCCAACAAGGCGTTCAAC GAATCCGTCCTCTTGTTTTCCGCTGACCCTACCGCGCCCAATCTCGGTTATTTGGACTGCGAGGCCAACCAGGTTCTCTGCTCTGCCTGGGTCGCCGGCGCACCTAGCCTTTGGCACTTCCAGGTCCCCCAGGCTCAGGAGGGACCCGAGCGCCCCAACACTCCTCTTCACATCGTCCGCCTGAACTCTACTACCGTTACCGCCGACACCATCTACGAAGTCCACTCCAAGAAGACTTACCAGGATGTTCCCGCTTACGAGGGTGCTATGCACCCGACGGACGGCTGGGTTGCCCAGAATGGACTCATCGTTCCACTAGGCTACGGTATCTACGCTTTCAGCTTGATTCCTCAATGGCTTTTCATGGTCCTCATCAGTTTCGTCAGCCGCTCTATGAT GAGCCGTCGACTTGGAAACCAAAACCAGGCACCCGCCCCCGCCCAAGCGAACTAG
- a CDS encoding DUF4448 domain-containing protein (COG:S;~EggNog:ENOG410PQQR;~InterPro:IPR028000;~PFAM:PF14610;~SECRETED:SignalP(1-27);~TransMembrane:1 (n11-22c27/28o196-218i)): MRLSRFLPARWLPVALVVAAMIQTSFGAALKKNVVDESLGEIKYTNKMVLNDTATRNITSAGDFPVCTYHNGTFSPFCLPHNGADVIVDATYYVTWNADFYPLNATITIELRYPNSTEGDSAFTSERTDNSYGYIPLRMRKEWLQGKPHNELTLYIIELDSTSDRRARARQGPTVVLHPKPKEHYKPPPPLPFNRLALIIGLPVSVGVVVLIVAGLFFGMRRSRQIGVAHAKGSRGKGYGIGKSRNERLGRSRQSMDGDADAALKKYSDADEDMSEIADSDLYHDLYRSGNYGFGSRVAKLKSWSKS, from the exons ATGCGGTTGTCCCGGTTCCTGCCCGCTAGATGGCTACCGGTTGCTCTCGTTGTTGCAGCGATGATACAGACCAGCTTTGGTGCTGCTTTGAAGAAGAACGTCGTGGATGAATCCCTTGGTG AGATCAAGTATACGAACAAGATGGTATTGAACGATACAGCCACACGCAACATCACTTCTGCCGGCGACTTTCCCGTCTGTACTTATCATAATGGCACGTTCTCGCCCTTCTGTCTACCACACAATGGAGCGGATGTCATAGTGGATGCGACTTACTATGTCACCTGGAACGCCGACTTCTACCCGTTGAACGCTACGATCACGATCGAATTGCGATACCCCAATTCCACCGAAGGAGATTCGGCTTTCACTTCGGAGAGAACAGACAACAGTTATGGATACATCCCCCTTCGCATGCGCAAAGAATGGCTCCAGGGTAAGCCACACAACGAATTGACCCTCTACATCATCGAGCTGGATTCAACCTCGGACCGGAGAGCTCGTGCTCGACAAGGGCCGACTGTTGTGCTCCATCCGAAACCAAAGGAACATTACAAGCCCCCGCCTCCCCTGCCGTTCAATAGGCTGGCATTGATCATCGGCTTGCCGGTCAGCGTGGGAGTGGTGGTCCTCATCGTCGCTGGCCTGTTCTTTGGAATGCGGAGAAGCAGACAGATCGGAGTCGCACATGCCAAGGGGTCTAGAGGCAAAGGCTATGGAATTGGAAAATCGCGGAATGAGCGTCTAGGACGAAGCAGACAGTCGATGGACGGCGATGCGGACGCTGCCCTGAAGAAGTATTCTGACGCTGACGAAGACATGTCGGAGATTGCAGACTCTGATCTATATCACGACCTGTACCGGTCTGGAAACTATGGGTTCGGCTCGCGAGTTGCAAAGCTCAAGAGCTGGAGTAAATCTTGA
- the hcsA gene encoding homocitrate synthase (COG:E;~EggNog:ENOG410PIJD;~InterPro:IPR002034,IPR000891,IPR013785,IPR011872;~PFAM:PF00682;~go_function: GO:0003824 - catalytic activity [Evidence IEA];~go_function: GO:0004410 - homocitrate synthase activity [Evidence IEA];~go_function: GO:0046912 - transferase activity, transferring acyl groups, acyl groups converted into alkyl on transfer [Evidence IEA];~go_process: GO:0019752 - carboxylic acid metabolic process [Evidence IEA];~go_process: GO:0019878 - lysine biosynthetic process via aminoadipic acid [Evidence IEA]), with the protein MCPGADHEPNGHANGANGPGAIGVNERVNGDASSHPGFTGVETRQNPHPSSARNPYGHNAAVTDFLSNVSRFQIIESTLREGEQFANAFFDTEKKIQIAKALDDFGVDYIELTSPCASEQSRLDCEAICKLGLKAKILTHIRCHMDDARIAVETGVDGVDVVIGTSSYLREHSHGKDMTYIKNAAIEVIEFVKSKGIEIRFSSEDSFRSDLVDLLSIYSAVDKVGVNRVGIADTVGCASPRQVYELVRVLRGVVSCDIETHFHNDTGCAIANAYCALEAGATHIDTSVLGIGERNGITPLGGLMARMMVADRDYVKSKYKLEKLKDIEDLVAEAVEVNIPFNNYITGFCAFTHKAGIHAKAILNNPSTYEIINPADFGMSRYVHFASRLTGWNAIKSRAQQLNIEMTDNQYKECTFKIKALADIRPIAVDDADSIIRAYYRNIKSGENNPLLDLTAEEQAQLAAKEKELAAQGNTA; encoded by the exons ATGTGTCCCGGTGCAGACCACGAGCCCAATGGGCACGCCAATGGTGCCAATGGTCCCGGTGCTATTGGTGTGAACGAGCGCGTCAACGGTG ATGCCTCCTCGCACCCCGGCTTCACCGGCGTTGAGACTCGCCAAAACCCTCACCCCTCCAGCGCTCGTAATCCCTACGGCCACAATGCTGCTGTTACCGACTTCCTGAGCAACGTCTCGCGGTTCCAGATCATTGAGAGCACCCTCCGTGAGGGTGAGCAGTTTGCCAACGCCTTCTTTGATACAGAGAAGAAGATTCAGATCGCCAAGGCTCTCGATGACTTTGGTGTTGACTAC ATCGAGCTTACCAGCCCTTGTGCTTCGGAGCAGTCGAGACTTGACTGCGAGGCTATTTGCAAGCTCGGTTTGAAGGCCAAG ATTCTCACCCACATCCGTTGCCACATGGATGATGCTAGGATCGCTGTCGAGACTGGCGTTGACGGAGT TGACGTCGTTATTGGTACTTCGTCCTACCTCCGTGAGCACTCTCACGGTAAGGACATGACCTACATCAAGAACGCCGCCATCGAAGTCATCGAGTTCGTCAAGTCCAAGGGCATTGAGATCCGTTTCTCCTCTGAGGACTCGTTCCGTTCGGACCTCGTTGACCTCCTCTCCATCTACTCTGCTGTCGACAAGGTTGGTGTCAACCGTGTCGGTATTGCCGACACCGTCGGTTGCGCGTCTCCCCGCCAGGTCTACGAGCTTGTCCGTGTTCTGAGAGGTGTTGTCAGTTGTGACATTGAAACTCACTTCCACAATGACACTGGATGCGCTATCGCCAACGCCTACTGCGCTCTCGAGGCCGGTGCCACTCACATTGACACCTCGGTCCTCGGTATTGGTGAGCGTAACGGTATCACCCCTCTCGGTGGTCTGATGGCCCGTATGATGGTTGCCGACCGCGACTACGTCAAGAGCAAGTACAAGCtcgagaagctcaaggacATCGAGGACCTCGTTGCTGAGGCCGTTGAGGTCAACATCCCCTTCAACAACTACATCACTGGTTTCTGTGCCTTCACCCACAAGGCTGGTATCCACGCCAAGGCCATCCTGAACAACCCCAGCACCTACGAGATCATCAACCCCGCCGACTTTGGCATGTCCCGCTACGTTCACTTCGCTTCTCGTCTGACCGGCTGGAACGCCATCAAGTCGCGTGCCCAGCAGCTCAACATCGAGATGACCGACAACCAGTACAAGGAATGCACCTTCAAGATCAAGGCCCTTGCTGACATCCGGCCCATCGCTGTCGATGATGCTGACAGCATCATCCGTGCGTACTACCGCAACATCAAGTCGGGTGAGAACAACCCTCTCCTGGACCTGACTGCTGAGGAGCAGGCTCAGCTTGCtgccaaggagaaggaatTGGCCGCGCAAGGTAATACCGCCTAA
- a CDS encoding U4/U6-U5 snRNP complex subunit SNU66 (BUSCO:EOG0926534P;~COG:A;~EggNog:ENOG410PKBF;~InterPro:IPR005011;~PFAM:PF03343;~go_process: GO:0000398 - mRNA splicing, via spliceosome [Evidence IEA]), which yields MSDALSVEQNNKIRAALGLKPLPVPGADATAGPEHDDSDSDISSDEEDPASTLESRQAQAGENWKKLQDEAEAKRKREERNAAIRKAREQAQKNAKLEGPTLGETGGVEDTKTWLQQAKKRQKKIEKERARKLEEELEERERAAAAEYTSADLAGLKVGHEAGEFGEGEEHILTLKDTAVDQEDEDDELENQHLKESEKTAEKLELKKRKPAYDPTEENAGILAQYDEEIEGKKRKRFTLDATGSTAEERDVKRQEVSEKLKKNAISLDLDPEPQAAPVSDYMDISEVKIKKPKKKKSKTTKQRAVLDDEDIFPATESGNAPDGTLMEVDNNNNNGTPAPAPAPRKRVSEDVSFADDDDLQASLTRQRRAAFKKRQKVKPEDLARQLREEESQTPMEVENAENEEEPGLVIDETSEFVSNLQRPTLPDRRESQKTATPAPAKAPSSPVEEPHVEPEADVDMDRTYSGIEDEEEVKERFKQDQAQAQQEISGTGLEEETTLDQGLGATLSMLKQRGLVKQTDSAQHNALFRERQRFLHEKQHLESEAEKRARQQRERDRASGKLDRMSAREREEHARWENKQRDQQEARHMADVFNREYKPDVQLKYVDEYGRLMNQKEAFKHLSHQFHGKGSGKMKTEKRLKKIDEEKQREAMSTLDSSQHTGMNNAMGATARKNRQAGVRLG from the coding sequence ATGTCGGATGCGCTCTCCGTTgaacagaacaacaaaatCCGAGCCGCGCTCGGCCTCAAACCTCTCCCCGTCCCCGGTGCCGACGCCACCGCCGGTCCAGAACACGATGATTCCGACTCGGACATCTCTtcagacgaagaagacccaGCAAGTACATTAGAATCCCGTCAAGCGCAAGCCGGTGAGAACTGGAAGAAACTCCAAGACGAAGCCGAGGCGAAGCGGAAACGGGAGGAAAGGAACGCGGCGATTAGAAAGGCGCGCGAGCAGGCACAGAAAAATGCTAAGCTCGAGGGGCCGACACTAGGTGAAACGGGTGGCGTGGAGGATACAAAGACTTGGTTGCAACAGGCGAAGAAGCGGCAGAAGAAGATTGAGAAGGAGCGGGCGCGTAAACTCGAGGAAGAACTAGAGGAGCGGGAACGggctgcggcggcggagtATACCTCGGCGGATTTGGCTGGTTTAAAGGTCGGGCATGAAGCTGGTGAATTcggagaaggggaagaacATATCCTTACTCTTAAAGATACTGCTGTTGAtcaggaagatgaggatgatgaactTGAGAACCAACATCTGAAAGAAAGCGAAAAAACGGCTGAGAAATTGGAACTGAAGAAGCGCAAACCTGCTTACGATCCGACCGAGGAAAACGCTGGAATTCTAGCACAATATGACGAGGAAATTGAAGGCAAAAAGCGAAAACGTTTCACCCTTGATGCCACCGGTTCGACTGCCGAAGAACGGGATGTCAAACGACAGGAAGTTTCCGaaaagttgaagaagaatgcCATCAGCCTTGACTTAGATCCTGAGCCCCAGGCCGCCCCCGTGTCCGATTACATGGACATTAGCGAAGTCAAGATCAAGAAGccgaaaaagaagaagtcgAAGACTACTAAGCAGCGCGCTGTATTGGATGACGAGGATATCTTCCCGGCTACCGAGTCGGGCAACGCGCCGGACGGGACATTGATGGAAGttgacaacaacaataacaacGGAACACCGGCCCCTGCCCCTGCTCCGCGAAAGCGGGTAAGCGAAGATGTTTCGTTTGCTGATGATGACGATCTACAAGCATCCCTCACACGGCAAAGACGTGCTGCTTTCAAGAAGCGTCAGAAGGTCAAGCCAGAAGATCTTGCGCGACAGCTCCGGGAAGAAGAATCGCAGACGCCGATGGAAGTTGAAAATGCAGAGAACGAAGAGGAGCCCGGTCTAGTCATCGACGAGACCTCCGAATTCGTCTCTAATTTACAGCGACCTACGCTCCCTGACCGCCGCGAAAGCCAGAAGACGGCTACACCTGCACCAGCTAAGGCGCCATCATCCCCCGTGGAAGAGCCTCACGTCGAGCCAGAAGCCGATGTGGACATGGACCGCACTTACAGTGGcatcgaggacgaggaggaagtcAAGGAGCGCTTCAAGCAGGACCAGGCCCAGGCGCAGCAGGAGATTAGCGGCACCGGATTGGAAGAGGAAACTACATTAGACCAAGGACTGGGAGCTACATTGTCTATGCTTAAGCAACGTGGTCTCGTGAAACAGACCGACAGTGCTCAGCACAATGCACTCTTCCGGGAGCGCCAGCGCTTCTTACATGAAAAGCAACACCTCGAAAGCGAAGCTGAAAAGCGTGCTCGCCAACAGAGAGAGCGCGATCGTGCCTCGGGCAAGCTGGATCGCATGTCTGCTCGCGAACGAGAAGAGCACGCCCGTTGGGAGAACAAGCAGCGTGACCAGCAGGAGGCACGCCACATGGCCGATGTGTTCAACCGCGAATACAAGCCGGACGTACAGCTCAAGTACGTGGATGAATATGGTCGTCTCATGAACCAGAAGGAAGCGTTTAAGCATCTGAGCCACCAGTTCCACGGCAAGGGCAGTGGCAAGATGAAGACCGAGAAGCGTTTGAAAAAGATCGACGAAGAGAAGCAGCGCGAGGCAATGAGTACATTGGACAGCAGTCAGCATACGGGTATGAACAATGCGATGGGGGCGACGGCACGAAAGAACCGGCAAGCGGGTGTGCGATTGGGTTGA
- the GOT2 gene encoding putative aspartate aminotransferase (COG:E;~EggNog:ENOG410Q89J;~InterPro:IPR004839,IPR004838,IPR000796,IPR015424, IPR015421,IPR015422;~PFAM:PF00155;~go_function: GO:0003824 - catalytic activity [Evidence IEA];~go_function: GO:0008483 - transaminase activity [Evidence IEA];~go_function: GO:0030170 - pyridoxal phosphate binding [Evidence IEA];~go_process: GO:0006520 - cellular amino acid metabolic process [Evidence IEA];~go_process: GO:0009058 - biosynthetic process [Evidence IEA]) translates to MLSTLRIARTAGSRQANLRTSIVGARFASAWSNVPQGPPDAILGITEAFKADSFKEKINLGVGAYRDDQGKPYVLPSVRAAEDKVVASRFDKEYAGITGIPSFTKAAAELAYGADSAVLKDDRLVITQSISGTGALRIGGAFLQRFYPHAKKIYLPTPSWANHNAVFKDSGLEVEKYRYYNKDTIGLDFEGLLADIKAAPENSIILLHACAHNPTGVDPTQDQWRKISDVMKQKGHFAFFDMAYQGFASGNADQDAFAPRHFVKEGHNIALCQSFAKNMGLYGERVGAFSLVCESAEEKKRVDSQIKILIRPFYSNPPVHGARVASTIMNDPALNQQWLGEVKGMADRIIEMRALLKKNLEDLGSKHDWSHITSQIGMFAYTGLKPEQMDALAKEHSVYATKDGRISVAGITSGNVRRLAESIFKVTG, encoded by the exons ATGTTGTCCACCCTCCGAATTGCCCGCACCGCTGGCTCGCGCCAGGCCAACTTGCGTACCAGCATCGTTGGTGCCAGATTCGCGTCCGCTTGGTCCAACGTTCCTCAGGGTCCTCCG GACGCTATCCTGGGTATCACCGAAGCCTTCAAGGCCGACTCATTCAAGGAGAAGATTAACCTGGGTGTTGGTGCTTACC GTGACGACCAAGGCAAGCCCTACGTTCTGCCCTCCGTTCGCGCtgctgaggacaaggttgttGCCTCTCGTTTCGACAAGGAGTACGCCGGCATCACTGGTATTCCTTCTTTCACTAAGGCTGCTGCGGAACTCGCCTACGGTGCCGATTCTGCCGTCCTCAAGGACGACCGTCTCGTTATCACCCAGTCCATCTCGGGTACCGGTGCCCTGAGAATCGGTggtgctttcctgcagcgcTTCTACCCTCACGCAAAGAAAATCTACCTCCCCACCCCCAGCTGGGCCAACCACAACGCTGTCTTCAAGGACTCTGGTCTCGAGGTGGAGAAGTACCGCTACTACAACAAGGACACCATCGGTCTCGACTTCGAGGGTCTGCTTGCCGACATCAAGGCTGCTCCTGAGAATAGCATCATCCTGCTCCACGCCTGCGCTCACAACCCTACCGGTGTTGACCCGACTCAGGACCAATGGCGCAAGATTAGCGACGTCATGAAGCAGAAGGGCCACTTTGCCTTCTTCGACATGGCCTACCAGGGTTTTGCCAGCGGTAACGCTGACCAGGATGCTTTCGCTCCTCGTCACTTTGTGAAGGAGGGCCACAACATTGCTCTGTGCCAGAGTTTCGCTAAGAATATGGGCCTCTACGGTGAGCGTGTTGGTGCTTTCTCCCTCGTCTGTGAGTCCgccgaggagaagaagcgcgTGGACTCCCAGATTAAGATTCTCATCCGTCCCTTCTACTCGAACCCCCCTGTTCACGGTGCTCGCGTTGCCTCGACCATCATGAACGACCCCGCCTTGAATCAGCAGTGGCTGGGGGAAGTCAAGGGCATGGCTGACCGTATTATTGAGATGCGTGCTCTTCTCAAGAAGAACCTGGAGGACCTTGGCAGCAAGCACGACTGGTCGCACATCACTAGCCAG ATCGGTATGTTCGCGTACACCGGTCTCAAGCCCGAGCAGATGGATGCTCTCGCCAAGGAG CACTCCGTCTACGCCACCAAGGACGGCCGTATCTCCGTTGCTGGTATCACTTCCGGCAACGTCCGTCGCCTGGCCGAGTCCATCTTCAAGGTGACTGGCTAA
- a CDS encoding aminoacyl-tRNA hydrolase PTH2 (COG:S;~EggNog:ENOG410PNRQ;~InterPro:IPR002833,IPR023476;~PFAM:PF01981;~TransMembrane:1 (o12-30i);~go_function: GO:0004045 - aminoacyl-tRNA hydrolase activity [Evidence IEA]), protein MAELERLPPSTTAYVIATAILAGVTGYFVGQGSSLRLFSGEKEGWPNSYNVKVHKDSSDEDYEDNEEEDEEDSEEEEQGELGNFGDEEEVKLVLVVRTDLGMTKGKIAAQCSHATLACYKYFLSHAPESPILRRWEREGQAKIALQIKGEDELQLLQAQAISLGLCARVIQDAGRTQIASGSRTVLGVLGPKSVVDNVTGHLKLL, encoded by the exons ATGGCCGAACTCGAACGCCTCCCTCCCTCCACAACCGCGTACGTGATTGCAACCGCCATCCTCGCCGGCGTGACAGGCTACTTCGTCGGGCAAGGGTCCTCGCTCCGACTCTTCTCGGGTGAAAAAGAAGGATGGCCGAATAGCTACAATGTGAAGGTTCATAAGGATTCGTCGGATGAAGACTACGAGGAcaacgaagaagaagatgaagaggatagtgaggaagaagagcagggCGAATTGGGCAATTTcggcgacgaggaagaggttAAGCTGGTTCTTGTTGTCCGGACGGATTTGGGTATGACCAAGG GTAAAATCGCCGCCCAATGTTCCCACGCAACCCTCGCCTGCTACAAATACTTCCTCTCGCATGCCCCTGAATCCCCCATCTTGCGCCGCTGGGAACGCGAAGGACAAGCCAAGATTGCCTTACAGATTAAAGGAGAGGATGAGTTGCAGCTGCTCCAGGCGCAGGCGATTAGCCTTGGTCTCTGTGCGCGTGTGATCCAGGATGCTGGACGGACGCAGATTGCGAGTGGGAGTCGGACAGTGTTAGGTGTTCTGGGGCCGAAGAGTGTGGTTGATAATGTGACGGGGCATTTGAAGTTGTTGTAA